Sequence from the Ereboglobus luteus genome:
TTTTCGCGCTCGACATGGGCGCGCTCATCGCCGGCGCGAAATACCGCGGCGAATTCGAGGAGCGCCTCAAAGCCGTCCTCAACGAAATCAAAAAGTCCGAGGGCCGCACGCTCCTCTTCATCGACGAACTCCACACCATCGTCGGCGCCGGAAAAACCGAGGGCGCCATGGACGCCGGCAACCTCCTCAAGCCCATGCTCGCGCGCGGCGAGTTGCACTGCATCGGCGCCACCACGCTCGACGAATACCGCAAGCACATCGAAAAAGACGCCGCCCTCGAGCGCCGCTTCCAGCCCGTGCTCGTCGAGCCGCCCTCCGTCGAGGACGCCATCTCCATTCTTCGCGGCCTCAAGGAACGCTTCGAACTCCACCACGGCGTCCGCATCCAGGACAACGCCCTCGTTTCCGCCGTCACTCTTTCCAACCGCTACATCTCCGACCGCTTCCTCCCCGACAAGGCAATCGACCTCATTGACGAGGCCTGCGCCATGATCCGCACCGAAATGGACAGCGCACCGCAGGAACTCGACGCCCTCCAGCGCCGCGTCCTCCAGCTCGAAATCGAGGAGGCCGCCCTCAAGCTCGAAAAAGACGAGGCCAGCAAACGCCGCCTCGAAACGTTGCGCAAGGAACTCGCCGACACGCGCACCGAAACCGCCGCGCTGAAAGCGAAATGGGACAAGGAAAAAGCCGCCGTCGCCCGCGTGAGCAAAGTCCGCGAGGAACTCGACGCCGCGCGCGTGGCCATGGAAAAAGCCGAGCGCACCTACGACCTCAACAAACTCGCCGAACTCCAGCACGGCAAAATTCCGCAACTCGAAAACGAACTCAAGAAACTCGAAAAAGCCGAGGCCAGGACCGAGCTCTTCAAGCAGGAAGTCTCCGCCGAGGAAGTCGCCGAAATCGTCGCCAAGTGGAGCGGCATCCCCGTAACGCGCCTCGTTGAAAGCGAGCGCGAAAAACTCCTCCGCCTCGCCGACACGCTCCACCAACGCGTCATCGGCCAGAACGAGGCCGTTGACCTTGTCAGCGACGCCATCCTCCGCGCCCGCGCCGGCATCAAGGACCCGCGCCGCCCCGTCGGCAGCTTCCTCTTCCTCGGCCCCACCGGCGTCGGCAAAACCGAACTCGCAAAAACACTCGCCGCCACCCTCTTCGACACCGAGGACGCCGTCATCCGCATCGACATGTCCGAATACATGGAGAAGCACAGCGTCTCGCGCCTCATCGGCGCGCCCCCGGGCTACGTCGGTTACGACGAAGGCGGCCAGCTCACCGAGGCCGTGCGCCGCAAGCCCTACGCCGTCGTGCTCTTTGACGAAATCGAAAAAGCGCACCCCGATGTCTTCAACGTCCTCCTGCAAGTCCTCGACGACGGCCGCGTGACCGACAGCCAGGGCCGCACCGTGGATTTCAAGAACACGATCATCATCATGACCTCGAACCTCGGCAGCCGCCACCTGCTCGAAGGCGTCACGGGCGACACCATCCCGGAATCAGTCCGCGAAAGCGTGATGGCCGAGCTGCGCAAAAGTTTCCGTCCCGAGTTCCTGAACCGCATCGACGAAACCATCCTCTTCAAGCCGCTCACGCTCGACGAAATCACGGCCATCGTTGACCTCCTCCTGGCCGACCTGAACAAGCGACTCACCGATCGTCGCGTCACCGTGACGATGGACAAGAAGACAAAAGAATGGATCGGCGAACGCGGTTACGACCCGGTCTTCGGCGCGCGCCCGCTCAAGCGTTATCTGCAACGCGAAATCGAAACCAAACTCGCGCGCGCCCTGGTCGCCGGCGAAATCACCGAAGGCGCCGAAGTGAAGTTCAGCGTGAAAGACGACAAGCTGGTGATGAAAACGTAACAGCGCGCGAGAGTGTTTTAGGTAGGGCGGTTTCGCCGAAACCGCCGTCTGCATCCAATGGCCGCCCAATAATCTTTGCAATCAGCCACAAGGCCACATGCTTTGGCGGCTGGCAAAGACCGGCGCATCATGCACACGCCAAACCCCACTCCTCCCGACGGCGCTTTCAGCACCCCGGCATCAAGCGACAATCCGTCAAGTGTCCCGCCAAATATTTCACTCCCAAAACGCAAAAAACTCCCGCACGACATCCCCTCATGGGTCAAGGACGGGGAAACTTATTTCATCACAATCAACTGCACCCCGCGCGGACTGAACCAGCTTGCCACCCCGGA
This genomic interval carries:
- the clpB gene encoding ATP-dependent chaperone ClpB, with protein sequence MDFQKLTAMSRQAVTDAQNEARNRSHNEVDAWHLLYALLRQENGLVPALVEKLGLTTSALTLAAERELDRLPRVTGNIDVSKIYITQAVNEVFIAAEKEAKKLKDEYISVEHLFLGLIEVGKPPALAKYFKSFGLDRDTVLKTLRDIRGNQRVTTDNPESTYQALEKYGVDLVAQARKGKMDPVIGRDDEIRRTIRILSRKTKNNPVLIGEPGVGKTAIVEGLAQRIVRGDVPEGLKDKTLFALDMGALIAGAKYRGEFEERLKAVLNEIKKSEGRTLLFIDELHTIVGAGKTEGAMDAGNLLKPMLARGELHCIGATTLDEYRKHIEKDAALERRFQPVLVEPPSVEDAISILRGLKERFELHHGVRIQDNALVSAVTLSNRYISDRFLPDKAIDLIDEACAMIRTEMDSAPQELDALQRRVLQLEIEEAALKLEKDEASKRRLETLRKELADTRTETAALKAKWDKEKAAVARVSKVREELDAARVAMEKAERTYDLNKLAELQHGKIPQLENELKKLEKAEARTELFKQEVSAEEVAEIVAKWSGIPVTRLVESEREKLLRLADTLHQRVIGQNEAVDLVSDAILRARAGIKDPRRPVGSFLFLGPTGVGKTELAKTLAATLFDTEDAVIRIDMSEYMEKHSVSRLIGAPPGYVGYDEGGQLTEAVRRKPYAVVLFDEIEKAHPDVFNVLLQVLDDGRVTDSQGRTVDFKNTIIIMTSNLGSRHLLEGVTGDTIPESVRESVMAELRKSFRPEFLNRIDETILFKPLTLDEITAIVDLLLADLNKRLTDRRVTVTMDKKTKEWIGERGYDPVFGARPLKRYLQREIETKLARALVAGEITEGAEVKFSVKDDKLVMKT